From the Argentina anserina chromosome 3, drPotAnse1.1, whole genome shotgun sequence genome, the window CgacagcaacaacaacaacaacctgACTATGGCTAGTAGCCCTATGCCCCTATCCACGCCAAAGCTTATCAGTTATCATTCACTCATACATTGATACATATATGTTGCTCCAGTTGAACCTAGCCTTGTAATTGGATTTGCTCTTAATTATATGTGGCTTACAAAGAGATAATATTACGTACTGAAAGCCAACGAACTTAATTCTGATGTTGTAATCAATCTTGGAGTCAGGAAAAGCTTTTGTATCGTCACATCCTGAAAACCCTAATATTTGTCATGTTAAATATCTTCATGGACGGGGGTATACGTAACTACGTAGTCGTTTGTAATTAAAGATGGCATTTATGTCTTTTGGGTAAAACCCACGGGTAATTATCCACCCAAAATTAATACCCTAATACATATTTTACCCATGGATACCCATACTCATGGGTATAGATGCCAACTTGATTTGTAATAAGATATTTTCACGTTTTATTAAGTTCAAAtgttcaacaacaaaaaaaactgCATGCCAGATTGCCAGAATGACATGACCTCCAACAAGTTTATACTGTAGTTGGAACGGTCTCATGCTCTCATAGTCAGATAGTCTCATTCATTATTGTTCGTCTTCTTCAAAGTGCTTTGATAGCATATGGTGGTTTACTTTGTTTTCCAGCAATCTTCAATGAAACATGCACTAAATCTCATTTCTTGCCTTTAAAGTATAAAATCAGCTGTTAAGTGACTAGCTTGTATCAAAGTGCAAACAAACCAGTCACCAGTGTTCTAAACAGCAACTAATGTTTAAATGGATCAAGATCATATATGGGCCGGCCCAGAAAACCCAACACATTCTAGGTGAGGTTCCCTATAAAACTAGGAAACCCCGTGAAAGACAAATACCAATTTGAACAGTCAGAAATTGGGGAAGGCTCTCTTTGATGATGCTCTCGGAAACAACCACTCTCCGGCGGCAGCTGAGGTAAAGCTTCATTCTTGGGCTTCTTTTTCATCTACTTGAAATCGCAAATGAAATTCAGTTCGATTAACTTGTACTTACTCCCGAAGCTAATTCTTTCAATTTGTAATATAGGGTTCGATCCATTTCGGATTTCAGAATCTAGAATCTGTCTATTTAAACTGGAATGACCGATGGGTTCTGAAAATTTAACTCTTTTTGCATGTTAATCAGTAACCTATTGTTACAGTTTGAAGACCAAGCCTCTTCGGTTATTTGGAAATTTTGTTTTACTGATGTAAATTTGGCTGAACATCATTGTAATTTGTAACAGAGTTAAGTCTTTGTACACAAAATGGTGTTTGCAATCAATAGAATTGGAAAACACAATTGTACATCATATCTGCTATATACAATTATCTGAGAGCTATTGTAGGACAGAACTATAGATGTAAATCATCAAGATCCTATACATATGCTTGATCCACCATCTATTCCATCATATATGCTATCACATGAATACTGTACCCGCTACACCACGGGACACTGCCATGTGGTGTACCCAGtcaatcatattacgtcatgGTATAATTATCATACACacggtgaaaatgacaaaaacttatttacatataaaaaccaatcagaaacaatcacaataaATAATGAACTAATAACATTAAGAGTGTACGCCACATGGGATATgtgatagatatatataataattttttgaaTATTGTAATACGAATTCAAATTATTTCCTTTATTACGAATGCCTTGAGGTTTACCAAAACGACCATAAGATCACTTTACTCTTAAAATGTTGAACAAATAGTATTTGGAATATAAGTTCTTAAGTAACAAAATATTGGATTCTAAGACGTTTTATTTTGTGGTAATTAGTCTCCACTTACCCCATGTCCTGGCTAATCTTGCTATGTTGCAAAGAGGCtttatttaagaaaaaaaaaaacctcgaCATTGTTAGCTGACATGCTGCACTATTACCATCGTAAGTCCATAACTAGCTAGTTCCTAGTTTGTCTGGCATGGAGAGCAAGAGGTGGGATGCTCTGTTCGTGTCTGAAGAAGTTGTGAGGATCAACTTTGGTTTTAATCTTTATCAATCTGTAAAAGTTGTTCTTGAAATACATGGTACCCCAAGCACTTGCTTCAGCGATGCTAGTGTTCTTCTTGTTTATCCCCAGATCAAGATCCCTATAATTCACATATGCTTGCCTTGGGGATTTTGTGACATAAGGAGTCATGTAGTCGTAGACCATCCTGATCCAATTTATATGAGTTGCCTCGTTTTCATTTGCAGATTGCCATGTAGTCACGTACTGGATTTTGAAGAGAACGTTTCTGTGCGGGAAGGGTATAGCTGACTCTGGAATTTTGCTCATCACTCCGCCATATGGATTAAAAATAATCAGAGGAGTGGGTTCTTCCAACAATCTTTTCCATAGACCCTCTAGCGCAGCTTCAGGAATTGGGACTTTGGCAAAGTCTGATTTTGCTTTGAAGTAGTTCCTGAATGTGGGTTTTGCTTCAAGCAAAACCTCAGGACGAGTTCCATTTTCATAACCTGCTAGGAACATCACAGAGTTGAGCCAACTTGTCTGCGTACAATCTTTTCTTGTCAAGTTCAGCTCGGGGAACTGTGTTTGCGTAACCTCAAGGAGCCTTTTAACTCCTCCAAGGAACTGACCTTCGTAAATAATTGTGACAGTTCTGTTGCCACTTTTGCTGTCCACTACTGTTGGTGTTATCAGAACTCTTATATTGAGATCTTTATCGAGCTTAGTAGCGGCTACTTGTTGCCATCTGTGGAGAAGCTTTGTGGCACCTTGTTCCAAGGTCCTGGCAAGTCTAAAAACTGTCACAGTTGATGGAACAGGAACTAATTTTATCTTCCACCACAGGATGATTCCAAagcttcctcctccaccacctcTGATTGCCCAAAACAGGTCTTCTCCCATGGTCTTTCGGTCGAGAATTCTGCCGTTGGCATCAACGATTTTGGCGTCCAGGACGTTATCAGCTGCAAGGCCATATTTTCTCATCAAAGTACCATATGCACCTCCAGTTATATGGCCTCCCACACCTACACTTGTGTAGATACCAGCTGGGAAGCCGTGAGTGCTGCTTTTTTCTGCAATTCTATAGTAAAGTTCACCAAGAGTGGCTCCAACTTGAATCCATGCACTATTAGCTCGGATATTGACATTAACTGACCGAAGCTTGGCAAGGTCTATGATAATGAAAGGGTTTTCAATTTGGGACACATATGAGAGACCTTCATAATCATGTCCTCCGCTTCGGACCCTAAGATGTATACCAAGCTTTTTTGAGCAAACAACAGCACTTTGAACTTGGGAATCATCAGTTGGCCTGAAAATGAACTCTGGTTTTGGCTTTGAAGGGAGCAAGTACCTGAGGTTTTGTGCCGTTGAATTTAGGACGGTAGTGAATGCAGAACTGTTTGGGGTGAAAAATGTACTAGAGAAGGGAATAGAAGCATTAGAGTAATATGAGAGGCATTGACGAAAACTGTTTTGCTTTGAAGATGGTTGTTGCGCGGATGTAGATGatagtaaaatgaaaagaaacatggGAAAAATTGAGAAGGTTGAGAGCTTCATGATGCTGTCTTCAAGTCTCCTGGGTGTGTTGTTGAGGAATCAGTTGTGTTTCTGTGTTTCTTTATAGAAGAAACTTGAAGCTGCATTACTGTTTACTGGATTAGCTGATGGCACGTATCCATTTTAGGTCGGGTTCCTTGCCTAACTTCAATAAAAGAGTTGACAGAATCATCCGTAGGGCAAAGGAAACCGAGACGATATGGTGCAAAAACTGCTATGGTGAGTATTTGGTCTATTGTTTTGTTTAACCTGATCGAGGTGCTGTAAAAAGTACTAATGACACCACCATTGGAGATGCTTTGAAGACATTTAGATGAAATGAAGGTTGCTGCGTACAACAATGAAGAAACTTCTAAAAATGAACATGTTCTGATACTGAGGAAATATTGTGAACAGTTGGGTATTCTCATTTGCAGTGTCAAGTCTGCTTCTATATGTCTCCAGTCTGTTGCCATATTTTGGATCAAACCTACAGGAGAGGAATAGTATTACTCAATTAATACTTCCCTATCATAATTATGGTCGCCTATTGAATGATACACTCGAATATACTGTATTTAGGCATGCCGATCAAGTTATATGTAAGACCCGATTCCAGAAAGGGAAATTTATTTGGAAGTTCGGTGAATTATCAATTATGTATGAATGGTCAACACCTAGCTTCCCATTCAGGGAGACAAACCTGAGAGCTGAAATTGTATTAATCTGACCAACCCACCAAGAAACTCTGTTCGATTGTAATCCAAAGCAATATCAGAGATTTAAAATTCGTTGACAGAGTGGTGAAGCTAATACTGAAGTACTGAACACAGATCTAGATAACATCATTCAAAACGAAGAAGAACACGAACttgaaatcaaacaaacaaaaagccCTATTACCAGTCTCTATCTCACTCTCCGGGCTTCATCTCTGTGACGAAACCTTGGACGACCCAAAAAAGAGTCTCCTATGGCCAGGCTGTAAATCAAAAATACACAGAGGGGTAAAATTGTCTTTCATCAAGACAACCGATCGCCTCCAGCATATTCCCGATCATATACGAAGATTAAACAACAAGCCTTTCAGTTATTCATATCTTTAAACCTAAGCAAAACGCTCAGAAACGCGCCGTTAATGACCTAATTGGTGACGGAATCGAACGAATACGTCTGATATATTTTCTAAAAACACAGTTATATCCCTTTGCATATTTTGCATTAAAAGTCTCATACACTGCATAAGAAAATTGAAGAGGGAAAAAAAGTCGAGAAACTCAAACTAAAAAGCCAAGAATTGGGAGTGTCCATATGAATTGGGAAGGGCGGAGAATCTTTGATGCTCTCGGAATCCGCCACTCTCCGGCAAGTTTTCAGGTAAAAGCTTCTTTCTtgagcttctttttcttcgaCCTACAATCACAAATGAAACTCAATTTGATTCCACTCCCGaactttactcttccaatttctAATTCAGGGTTTCTGAAATCCAGAATCTGTCCTTTTGAACTGAATTTAACCAATGGGTACTGCAATTTGACCTATTTTTGCTGACTAGAATTCACCtgttatttttttggtttctgaaTATGAACTTTGCTGCATATTCTGCTGTACATGTTATCCTCATATTCATAAAGAATGTTGATTTTGTATTTATGTTATCTGTTATAACCAAGCCTTGTTTAGTTGTTTGGGATTTGTTTTgattcatatataatttagaCAATAATTTCTGTACCAGAGTACACACTTTGAAAACCAATCAAGGCCTTGAGGTTTCTCAAAAACTAGCAAAACTTTACTCTTGAAATAACAATTATTCGGACAATATTTCAAGACTAGCTGAAAATTGGATGCCAAGGCATTGCGCTTGGTGAGTAGTTAGTCGCTACTCATCCTACATTTTGGCTACTCTTGCTATCTTGCCAAAGGGATTTTATTTAAGGAAATGGGGAACTAAGAAACAGAAGCCTCCGCAGTCTTAGCTGACTTGCTGTGGTGTTACTAATTTACTATCATCACTAGTTTTCGATGCTTCTTGCCTGGAGAGCAAGAGGTGGGATGCTCTGTTCGTGCCTGAAGAAGTTTTGAGGATCCACTTTGGTTTTGATCTTGATCAATCTGTAAAAGTTGTCCTTGAAGTATCTGTTACCCCATGCACTTGCTTCCGTGATGCTAgcgttctttttcttgtttatcCCCAGATCAAGATCCCTGTAATTTACGTATGCTTGCCTTGGGGATTTTGTGACATATGGAGTCATGTAGTTGTAAAGCTTCCTGATCCAATTTATGTGTTTTGCCTCGTTTTCATTTGCAGCTTGCCATGTAGTCACATACTGGATTTTGAAGAGCACATTTCTGTGCGGGAAGGGTATTGCTGACTCCGAAATTTTGCTCATCATTCCCCCATATGGATTCCAAATAATCAGGGGACTGGTTTCTTCCAACAATCTTTTCCATAGCCCCTGAAGCCCAGTTTCAGGAATCGGGTCTTTGACAAAGtctgatttggatttgaagtAGTTCTTGAATGTGGGTTTTCCTTGAAGTAAAGCCTCAGGCTGAGTTCCAGTTGGGAAACCTGCTATATACATCACCGAGTTGAGCCAAGTTGTTTGTGTACAATCCTTTCTTGTCAAATTTAGCTCAGGGAACTGTGTTTGCATAACAGTGAGGAGCCTTTTAACACCTCCAAGGAATTGACCTTGGTAAAGAGTTATGACTGTTCTCTTGCCGCTTTTGCTGTCAACTACTGTTGGCTGCATCAAAACTCTGATAAAGAGATCTTTATCAAGCTTAGTAGCAGCTACTTGTTGCCATCTATAGAGAAGCTTTGTGGCACCTTGTTCCAAGGTCCTGGCAACTGTAAATACTGTCACAGTTGATGGAACAGGAACCAATTTTATCTTCCACCACAAGATGATTCCAAagcttcctcctccaccacctcTAATTGCCCAAAACAGGTCTTCTCCCATGGCCTTGCGGTCAAGAATTCTGCCGTTGTCATCCACTATTCTGGCATCCAGGACGTTATCAGCTGCAAGGCCATATTTCCTCATCATTGAACCATATGCACCACCAGTTATATGGCCTCCCACACCCAAACTTGTACAAAGACCAGCTGGGAAGCCGTGGTTTCTGCTTTTCTGTGCAATTCTGTAGTAAACTTCACCAATTGTGACTCCAGCTTGAATCCATGCGCTATTGGCTCGTATATCAACATTAACTGATCGAAGCTTGGCAAGGTCTAGAATAATGAAAGGTTTTTCAATTTGGGACACATATGAGAGAGCTTCATAATCATGCCCTCCACTTCGGACCCTGAGATGTATTCCAAGCTGTTTTGAACAAACAACAGCAGTTTGAACTTCGGAGTCATGTGTGGGTGTGAAAATGAACTCTGGCTTGGGTTTTGAAGGGTCCAAATACCTGAGGTTTTGTGCAGTTGAGTTTAGGACGGTAGTGAATGCAGAACTGCCTGGAGTGAAAAATGTACGGGAGAATGGTATAGAAGCCTTAGAATGATAGGAGAGGCATTGGATAAAACTATTCTGTTTTGAAGATAATGGTTTTGCCAATGAAGATGATAATAACATAAAAAGAAGCAGGGAAAAAACTGAAGAGTTTGAAAGCATCTTGTTGCCTTGTTTAAGTCTCTTTGGGTGTTGTTGAGGAATCAGCTTTGTTTCTGTGTGTCTTTATAGAAGCATGAACGTGCATTAGTGTTCAGTTGATGAGCTAATGCAAATGTCATGTGGTGTTGGGGCAACAAGGACTAAATGGTCTCTATTTATGGTGGATTGACTTCAACCCCAAATCTTCTGAAGTAGCATTCCCCGCCTACCATCACTGAGATGGCTCACAGCACCAGCAATATGGCAAAGACCTGGTGGGAAACCGAGACCATATGCTGCAAAAATGTGGTGGGGCTTTTAAATCTGTGGTGGTTTGAAACCTGAACTTTTGTTCAGAGGACTAAGAGAGAAGACGTGAAGAGAGCGGCACAGCCTAAGAAATTCTAAAAGTGAACAAGGTCTGCTGCAGAGGAAATTGTGAAGAGAGACGATACTTTTTAGGTTAGTCTCTCTTGCACTAGCTTTGCTTCTATATCTATTTTTTGTTGCCAAATGTTTTgatcatacaaaagaaattgaagtgTAAACTATTCTTTTGACCTTTATTATAATTTAGCTGTGATTCCATCAAACAATAATTTATTAACTTTCTTCACCAAGTAAATTTAGTATAAGAACGTAGTGAGgattttctttttaacttGAGTTTGGGGTTTGACTGTATACAGAGATTTCTTAGGTCAGAAAACTGAGTAGTGAGTACTTGTTTATATCTTTGTCCATCCACTCGTAAAAATTCAAGCTCCAAAGAATTTTTGCCATGCGTTGATTGCGTTCCATTAAGAAATGTTTAGGCTGTGAATGTTTAGGTTACTGTGACTAGTGCGTCTGCCCCAAAAATTTCACTCAAATCATGTGTTGAAACATGGGTAATGACTAATGAGTAAAATGAGAATTTATGCCAAAATCGTGTTGTTATAGACACCTTTTTGCCCCCACTACTTTGGAGATAAATTCTTTTTGGTACTGCATATTTACTTCAAGACACCTATAGATTTTGAGCAGTGCTTCTGGAAGAACGAAACCTTGAGGATACTGTACCACTAAAAAACTAAGGGGATTGAGTTTGATCCTCTCtagtctaaaaaaaatataaaaaaatacgCACCCTCGTCCACTGCATAAGTTTATAATtttatctgttttttttttagtcaCAAGTTTATAATTTTATCTATTCAATACATTTTTTATTCAGTTTCTATAGATCCTTCAAATTATTGCAACAGGTGACTGTGACTCACAGCACAGGTGCCGCATGCAGGTTGAAGTTTGATACCTGGAAACCTCTGAAAGAGATGTCTCCAATTGCTTTGCCATTTGTAAAGGAGTAGGTATTGTCTGATTTTGGTGGGTTTCTTAACAAAGTTAACCTAATCCATTCACAATGTATGGGCAGAACAAGCACATAAAAGCTAAAACAAACCCATTATTCCAGCTCTTTCCTGTAACAAATCCATTATTGCAAATCCTAGGTAAAAATACTAGTCTACAACAAGTGAATGTTATACCCAGAGACTTATTTGACAAATCTGCTCCGGTATATAGAATCAGGCAAACATTTTCTTAAACAAAACACACTAATGAAGAACCCATCAGATGCTTACCACGCTTCGAATGCCATAAATATGTAGCTGTGTGTTTTCTATGATCACCTTGCAATTGTGGATGGTGTTGGTAGAGGGAGTGGAAGTGGTGGGATACTCTGTTCATGCCTGAAGAAGTTATCGGGATCGACTTTGGTCTTGATCTGTATCAGTTTGTTGAAATTCTCCTTAAAATACCTGTAACCCCAAGCACTTGCTTCAATGAAGCTTGTGTTGCTCTTCTTGTTAACCCCCAAATCAAGGTCCCTATAGTTCACATATGCTTGCCTTGGGAACATTGTAACATAAGGAGCCATGTAGTTGTACAGCTTCCTAATCCAATCCATGTGTTCTGCTTCACTTTCAGTGCCATTTTGCCATGTAGTCAGGTACTGAATCTTGAAGAGCACTCCTTTCCGGTGTGGGAAAGGTATCTCCGACTCTGAAATCTTGCTCATCATTCCTCCATATGGGTTGAATATCATTAAAGGAGAGGCTTGTTCGAACAACCTTTTCCATAACCCTTCAAGCGCGGATTCTGGAATTGGATCTTTGACAAAATCTGACTTGGCTTTGAAGTAGTTCTTGAAAGTTGATTTTCCTTGAAGCAAAACCTCAGGTGGAGTTCCACTTGGGTAACCTGCTATGAACATTACAGATTTCAGCCAACTTGTTTGTGTGCAATCTTTCTTTGTCAAACCTAGTTCAGGGAAACTTGTTGACATGATATCAATGAGTCTATCAACACCTCCAAGAAACTGAGCTTGGTAGATGGTCAATATAGTTTTGTTGCCACTTTTGGCGTCGATGACCGTTGGTTGTATGATAACTCTAATGAAGAGATCTTCATCGAGCTCAGTAGCAGCTACTTGTTGATATCTATGGAGGAGCTTCGTGGCGCCTTGCTCAAGGGTCTTGACAACTGAAAACACTGTCACAGTTGATGGAACAGGAACGAGCTTGATCTTCCACCAGAGAATGACACCAAAACTagctcctccacctcctctgATTGCCCAAAACAGATCCTCTCCCATTGATTCTCGATCATGAATCCTGCCACTAGCGTCAACAATCCGAGCATCAATGACATTGTCAGCACCAAGGCCATACTTCCTCATCATGGTACCATATGCACCTCCTGTAATGTGCCCGCCAACGCCTAAGCTCGTGCAGAGTCCAGCAGGGTAGCCATGTGTTTTGCTTTTCTCTGCAATTCTGTAGTAAACTTCGCCAATGGAGGCACCGGCTTGCACCCAAGCGCTGTTGTCTTCGATGTTTATGTTGACTGATCGAAGCTTGGCAAGGTCTACAATGATGAAAGGTGTTTCTGTTTGGGAGACATAAGAGAGAGCTTCATAGTCATGGCCTCCACTTCGGACTCTCAGATGGATACCAAGCTGTTTTGAGCAAATGACAGCAGCTTGGACGTGGGCATCGAGCAATGGTGTGAAAATGAACTCTGGTTTTGGCACCGAAGGGGTCAAGTACCGGAGGTTTTGTGCAGTCGATTGTAGTGTAGGAAGGAATGTTGAGTTGTTTGGAGTGATGAAGGCCTTAGAAAATGGTACCAGAATCTCGGTGTTATCCGAGAGGCATTGGCTGAAACTGTCTAGGCTTGAATCTTTGGGATGTGCCCATGAAACAGATGGTAACagaaggaaaagaaagagGGAAAATATTGATAGGTTTGGAAGCGTCATTGTGTTGCTTGGTTTGTTTAAGGTATGAGGCTGTGTTGAAAAAGTGGCTTGGTGTATGCTGCTTTATAGAAGCATGAAGATGGTGTCTCAGTGACACCAACGTATGTGTGATGAGGTAATGGAAACGTAAGTTATGGTATTTTGGGTCACTGGTCGATCACTATTTCAATTGCGTCTGTTCTTGAATGTGA encodes:
- the LOC126788446 gene encoding berberine bridge enzyme-like 15, producing MKLSTFSIFPMFLFILLSSTSAQQPSSKQNSFRQCLSYYSNASIPFSSTFFTPNSSAFTTVLNSTAQNLRYLLPSKPKPEFIFRPTDDSQVQSAVVCSKKLGIHLRVRSGGHDYEGLSYVSQIENPFIIIDLAKLRSVNVNIRANSAWIQVGATLGELYYRIAEKSSTHGFPAGIYTSVGVGGHITGGAYGTLMRKYGLAADNVLDAKIVDANGRILDRKTMGEDLFWAIRGGGGGSFGIILWWKIKLVPVPSTVTVFRLARTLEQGATKLLHRWQQVAATKLDKDLNIRVLITPTVVDSKSGNRTVTIIYEGQFLGGVKRLLEVTQTQFPELNLTRKDCTQTSWLNSVMFLAGYENGTRPEVLLEAKPTFRNYFKAKSDFAKVPIPEAALEGLWKRLLEEPTPLIIFNPYGGVMSKIPESAIPFPHRNVLFKIQYVTTWQSANENEATHINWIRMVYDYMTPYVTKSPRQAYVNYRDLDLGINKKNTSIAEASAWGTMYFKNNFYRLIKIKTKVDPHNFFRHEQSIPPLALHARQTRN
- the LOC126788445 gene encoding berberine bridge enzyme-like 13, with amino-acid sequence MLSNSSVFSLLLFMLLSSSLAKPLSSKQNSFIQCLSYHSKASIPFSRTFFTPGSSAFTTVLNSTAQNLRYLDPSKPKPEFIFTPTHDSEVQTAVVCSKQLGIHLRVRSGGHDYEALSYVSQIEKPFIILDLAKLRSVNVDIRANSAWIQAGVTIGEVYYRIAQKSRNHGFPAGLCTSLGVGGHITGGAYGSMMRKYGLAADNVLDARIVDDNGRILDRKAMGEDLFWAIRGGGGGSFGIILWWKIKLVPVPSTVTVFTVARTLEQGATKLLYRWQQVAATKLDKDLFIRVLMQPTVVDSKSGKRTVITLYQGQFLGGVKRLLTVMQTQFPELNLTRKDCTQTTWLNSVMYIAGFPTGTQPEALLQGKPTFKNYFKSKSDFVKDPIPETGLQGLWKRLLEETSPLIIWNPYGGMMSKISESAIPFPHRNVLFKIQYVTTWQAANENEAKHINWIRKLYNYMTPYVTKSPRQAYVNYRDLDLGINKKKNASITEASAWGNRYFKDNFYRLIKIKTKVDPQNFFRHEQSIPPLALQARSIEN
- the LOC126788443 gene encoding berberine bridge enzyme-like 15 produces the protein MTLPNLSIFSLFLFLLLPSVSWAHPKDSSLDSFSQCLSDNTEILVPFSKAFITPNNSTFLPTLQSTAQNLRYLTPSVPKPEFIFTPLLDAHVQAAVICSKQLGIHLRVRSGGHDYEALSYVSQTETPFIIVDLAKLRSVNINIEDNSAWVQAGASIGEVYYRIAEKSKTHGYPAGLCTSLGVGGHITGGAYGTMMRKYGLGADNVIDARIVDASGRIHDRESMGEDLFWAIRGGGGASFGVILWWKIKLVPVPSTVTVFSVVKTLEQGATKLLHRYQQVAATELDEDLFIRVIIQPTVIDAKSGNKTILTIYQAQFLGGVDRLIDIMSTSFPELGLTKKDCTQTSWLKSVMFIAGYPSGTPPEVLLQGKSTFKNYFKAKSDFVKDPIPESALEGLWKRLFEQASPLMIFNPYGGMMSKISESEIPFPHRKGVLFKIQYLTTWQNGTESEAEHMDWIRKLYNYMAPYVTMFPRQAYVNYRDLDLGVNKKSNTSFIEASAWGYRYFKENFNKLIQIKTKVDPDNFFRHEQSIPPLPLPLPTPSTIAR